The Methanobacterium bryantii genome includes the window TTTTATTCGGGAGGTAATTATGTACATTTAGCGGCAGGAATGCCAGGATATAATGGAAACATTTATGTGATCATTAATATCAATGATCCCGCTCAACCAGTCGAAGATGGAAGGTGGTGGGTGCCGGGACAGCATACAGCGAGTGGAGAAAAGCCACATAAGCCTTATATATCATTACACGGCCCCCCATATGTAGTGGATAACCGGGCATACTTACCTTATGGATCGGAGGGCATGATTATACTTGATATCAGTGACGTATCTAAACCTGTGGAAGTAAGCCGTTTGAGTTTTAGTCCACCATTCCACTCGCAGTTCGGCATACACAGTGTGCTTCCTTTACCTGAAAAAGGGCTTGCATATGTTAATTCGGAGGATACGTCATATGGTAAAGGGCCGTTACACCATGCATCAATTGTGGATATTTCAGACTTATCAAATCCGATGTTGCTGTCATTGTTTCCTGAACCAATTCCACCTGCAAATGCACTATACCGCGATTTTTTCCAAAAAGGAGGGTGGTCAGGCCCGCATAACATTAATATATTGCAGCACAACAAGGATGTGCAAAAACAGGGTAAATTATTTTATATTGCCCATTTCAATGCTGGTTTGAGGGTCTATAATGTCAAAGATCCACGTTTGCCAGTTGAGGTTGGATATTTTATGCCTCCTGAGCCAAGAAAACGTTATGGTCCAATGCCTGAGGGGGAACTGGTCACACAAACTGAAGATGTACTGGTTGACAGGCGGGGCTTTATTTATATTACAGATAAAAATCAGGGGTTATGGATTTTAAAATATGAAAAATAAGTTATCTAAAATGTAAAGAATGGATTGGTAAAGGTTTAGCTAGTATTCTTCCTCAAAATTGTCAGTAATTAGCCATTCTTCCTCCAGGGCAATAGCTTCTTTAAATGATCGTGGGACAAGTGCCTTATAAAGTGGATTGTTAAACAGCATTTTAATATTCCTGTCTAAAATATAAGTTGCACAGAAATCATCTTCTGCTCTCATTCCTCGCCCATAAGCTTGAATAAGAGTCATAATGGTCTTATAAGCATACCATTTGGGGTCATGTTTCTTCCTGCTGTTTACCTGTTTATCTCCAAGATAAGGGAATGGTATTTTATAAATCACCTGAAACTGACATTTTTCGTAGGGAAGGTCTACACCTTCACTCATTGATGGGCTTACAAGTACCATTGCTTTATCTGTTTTTTCGAACTGCTGCAGTTTCATTTCTCTATTTATGTAAGTGTGACCCATTAACCGTGGATCTTTTAGATTAGCCATTATATATT containing:
- a CDS encoding LVIVD repeat-containing protein encodes the protein MNEELPQGFVATNVQAVGYSDLDERPAFKMSIGEHDGRWYLYTGHFWHSGWSIIDVTDPTEPKLVKFISGPENTFTLQMEVSDNIMITALEKIFPNFGGNPNEPFDEGVLIWDISDPVNPRKLGQFRTGGTGTHRNFYSGGNYVHLAAGMPGYNGNIYVIININDPAQPVEDGRWWVPGQHTASGEKPHKPYISLHGPPYVVDNRAYLPYGSEGMIILDISDVSKPVEVSRLSFSPPFHSQFGIHSVLPLPEKGLAYVNSEDTSYGKGPLHHASIVDISDLSNPMLLSLFPEPIPPANALYRDFFQKGGWSGPHNINILQHNKDVQKQGKLFYIAHFNAGLRVYNVKDPRLPVEVGYFMPPEPRKRYGPMPEGELVTQTEDVLVDRRGFIYITDKNQGLWILKYEK